The following coding sequences lie in one Rutidosis leptorrhynchoides isolate AG116_Rl617_1_P2 chromosome 6, CSIRO_AGI_Rlap_v1, whole genome shotgun sequence genomic window:
- the LOC139855866 gene encoding uncharacterized protein, which yields MVRAYSQEHIYKHPWERVTSASWRKFADPENKRTLTHILEVDTLNHKLDAESGKLYTTRAITIHAPGPWFLRKIVGQDICHCVESTVVDGKTRSMQLATKNISLQKFVEVEDKIRYDPHPENPNEWTICRQEMSIRIKPLSRLASMAEKIEQKCVEKFQRNSAKGREVMERMCKYMEAESSSRGISV from the exons ATGGTTAGAGCATACTCACAAGAACACATTTACAAGCACCCATGGGAAAGAGTCACATCTGCATCTTGGCGCAAGTTTGCTGACCCAGAGAACAAACGCACCTTAACTCACATCCTAGAAGTTGACACCTTGAACCACAAGCTTGACGCTGAGTCCGGTAAGCTTTACACGACCCGTGCGATCACCATACATGCTCCTGGTCCGTGGTTCCTTCGTAAGATTGTCGGTCAAGATATCTGTCATTGTGTTGAATCAACTGTTGTTGATGGCAAAACTCGGTCAATGCAACTGGCTACTAAGAACATTAGTCTGCAGAAATTTGTGGAGGTGGAAGATAAGATCAG GTATGATCCACATCCAGAGAATCCAAATGAGTGGACAATTTGCAGGCAGGAAATGAGTATACGGATAAAGCCGTTGTCCAGGTTGGCATCAATGGCAGAGAAGATAGAGCAGAAATGTGTTGAAAAGTTTCAGAGGAACAGTGCAAAAGGTAGGGAGGTTATGGAGAGGATGTGTAAGTACATGGAAGCTGAATCCTCTTCTAGAGGTATTTCTGTCTAA
- the LOC139851655 gene encoding uncharacterized protein, with protein MSDHKRKKKEGRNKLNLRSCFRSSFTPDDNNFYNGKNVNGRFGKPVMVAVSSSKDNMVNPDVNIQSYPKRSPPGRRISRMVKAVLFNSLMVKKIANSSSKSSDQTSESSFLTKKIEKSNDDNICSGRDQCTDTDDSSSRYRSNLHSSSSSRTTSSSYSSSSSSSGNYNSRSSSDQKPSKIDLLNLRHPITFNSRAFLDEKVSSRTDHQPFRHQDSTVSLPLGKPKPINSIPRSLSFEKGLSRLDSVDSKHSVLFHPGKVNSNGNNYWNIRWCLFLFLSLIVLMVYGRIYSILCTSIWFYFIPCRKMKRVNSVTNAVKFFDTDSEQYKKRVIMAGLLDRTRNPLR; from the exons ATGTCGGATCATAAGAGGAAGAAAAAGGAAGGGAGAAATAAACTTAATTTACGTTCATGTTTCCGATCATCTTTTACACCCGATGATAACAATTTTTATAACGGTAAAAACGTTAACGGACGGTTTGGAAAACCGGTTATGGTAGCGGTTAGTAGCAGCAAAGATAATATGGTTAATCCTGATGTTAACATTCAATCGTATCCCAAACGATCTCCTCCAGGACGTCGTATTTCTCGTATGGTTAAAGCCGTTTTGTTTAACTCGCTCATG GTGAAGAAGATTGCTAATAGCTCATCAAAATCTTCAGATCAGACTAGCGAATCAAGTTTCTTAACTAAAAAAATCGAAAAGTCAAACGATGACAATATTTGTAGCGGTAGAGATCAATGTACGGACACAGACGATTCTAGTAGTCGTTATCGTTCAAATTTACATTCATCGTCTTCATCACGAACAACATCATCTTCATACTCCAGTTCATCCTCATCGTCCGGTAATTATAATTCTCGATCATCATCTGACCAAAAACCATCTAAAATAGATCTTCTCAATCTTAGACATCCGATTACATTTAATTCTCGTGCATTTCTTGACGAAAAAGTTTCATCCAGAACCGACCACCAACCTTTTCGACATCAAGATTCTACTGTTTCTCTACCTTTAGGTAAACCAAAACCTATCAATTCTATACCTCGTTCATTGTCATTTGAAAAGGGATTATCTCGACTCGACTCAGTTGATTCAAAACACTCCGTTTTATTTCATCCCGGTAAGGTGAATTCTAATGGCAACAATTATTGGAATATTCGTTGGTGTTTGTTTCTATTTTTGAGCTTAATCGTGTTGATGGTTTACGGAAGGATTTACTCGATTCTTTGTACGTCAATTTGGTTCTACTTTATACCTTGTCGAAAGATGAAACGAGTCAACTCGGTTACTAATGCAGTGAAGTTTTTTGATACCGACTCGGAACAGTACAAGAAAAGAGTGATTATGGCTGGATTACTTGATAGGACTCGTAATCCCCTTCGGTAG
- the LOC139851654 gene encoding tRNA (guanine(37)-N(1))-methyltransferase 1-like, with the protein MFTKFMLRPSLSPALTPVISKPTVSASIRRISATVPLSETLSYGPSLSKGHHPSINPTSTLPQQLQPKTENNQNPSFDEDEFTREFDISALRVNADRCYALESQLRGHLLNWPRVRNIARVSGDEIDPELQKYFNSSEDEPLDALNRRIYGKAEGDGERLSPVLYRDKLVKTFNSRGFEKFRNLAKLSRPKRNTKTKTETKEVKEGRKNESYIIEEVVEDYESNDEDLSGLIGDEEYRVRKWKGSTRLLLLDERYAHKSQDELPEAIKACLTESLFELVRCKLTLFYSYWQMNEVLEALLPKGMTVPSSFETVGHIIHLNLKEEHLPYKNLIAKVVLDKNKPKIQTVVNKLDAINNEFRTMQLEVLAGNHSLVTRVVENGLHFHVDLATVYWSSKLGTERQRLLNSFTRNDVVCDVFAGVGPLAISAAKKVKYVYANDLNPHAVDYLERNAVLNKLERKIEVFNMDGRRFIDAIFKSQSSRPITQVVMNLPKDAAEFLDAFKGIFRHTDRNEELTLPKIHVYGFSKAEDPEFDFQERIRIALSEVAFEVKMHKVRLVAPGKWMLCASFVLPKSVAFAKPISDL; encoded by the exons ATGTTCACCAAATTCATGCTCCGGCCGTCACTATCTCCAGCTCTCACACCTGTAATATCTAAACCCACCGTATCCGCGTCCATCCGCCGCATCTCCGCCACCGTTCCCCTCTCCGAAACCCTATCTTACGGTCCTTCTTTATCCAAAGGCCACCATCCATCTATCAACCCCACTTCAACACTACCACAACAACTACAACCAAAAACCGAAAACAATCAAAATCCATCGTTTGATGAAGATGAATTCACTCGTGAATTCGACATTTCTGCTCTTAGAGTCAATGCTGATCGATGCTACGCATTAGAAAGTCAACTCCGTGGTCATTTATTAAACTGGCCTAGGGTTAGGAACATTGCTAGGGTTTCAGGTGACGAGATTGACCCGGAATTACAAAAGTACTTCAATTCGAGTGAGGACGAACCATTAGACGCTTTAAATCGAAGGATTTATGGAAAGGCGGAAGGAGATGGGGAGAGATTGAGTCCAGTTTTGTATAGAGATAAGCTTGTAAAGACTTTTAATTCGAGAGGTTTTGAAAAGTTTAGGAATTTGGCCAAGTTATCGAGGCCGAAAAGGAATACAAAAACGAAAACAGAGACGAAAGAAGTGAAAGAGGGTAGAAAGAATGAGTCTTATATAATTGAAGAGGTGGTTGAAGATTATGAAAGTAATGATGAGGATTTGAGTGGGTTGATTGGAGATGAAGAGTACAGGGTACGGAAATGGAAAGGATCAACAAGGTTGTTGCTTTTGGATGAACGGTACGCTCATAAATCGCAAGATGAATTGCCCGAGGCAATTAAG GCATGCTTAACGGAATCATTATTTGAACTTGTGAGATGCAAGCTAACTTTGTTTTATAGTTACTGGCAGATGAATGAG GTCTTAGAGGCTTTGCTTCCAAAGGGTATGACAGTTCCTTCATCTTTTGAGACAGTTGGCCATATCATTCACCTCAATTTAAAAGAGGAACATCTTCCCTATAAGAATCTTATAGCAAAG GTTGTTTTGGACAAAAACAAGCCAAAGATACAAACGGTTGTCAATAAGCTTGATGCCATCAATAACGAGTTCAGAACCATGCAGCTTGAAGTTTTGGCCGGAAATCATTCTCTTGTAACAAGGGTGGTAGAGAATGGACTCCATTTTCATGTTGACTTGGCAACAGT GTACTGGAGCTCAAAGTTGGGAACAGAGAGACAAAGACTCTTGAATTCCTTTACACGGAATGATGTTGTTT GTGACGTTTTTGCTGGGGTTGGTCCTTTGGCTATATCTGCTGCAAAAAAGGTTAAGTATGTGTATGCAAATGATTTAAATCCTCATGCTGTTGACTATCTGGAAAGAAATGCGGTACTCAACAAACTGGAAAGAAAGATTGAG GTTTTTAACATGGATGGGAGAAGATTCATTGACGCTATCTTTAAAAGTCAAAGCTCCCGACCCATCACTCAAGTGGTCATGAATCTGCCCAAGGATGCAGCTGAGTTTCTTG ATGCATTTAAAGGAATATTCAGACATACCGACAGAAATGAAGAGTTGACTTTGCCAAAGATTCACGTCTATGGATTCTCAAAAGCTGAAGATCCTGAGTTTGATTTTCAAGAG AGGATACGAATTGCATTGTCGGAGGTGGCCTTTGAGGTCAAAATGCACAAGGTACGTCTGGTCGCCCCTGGAAAATGGATGTTGTGTGCATCATTTGTTCTCCCTAAGAGTGTCGCATTTGCCAAACCGATCTCAGATCTATAA